The stretch of DNA GAAGGTCAGGTCGCCGGCGGGATCCTGCATCCGCATCGCGAAGCCGCGGGTCGTCGGCTTGGTCTTGTCCGAGATCTTCGGGTTGCCGCCGCCCATCGAGAAGCGGGCGGTGACCGGCACCGTCTTGCCGGACTCGGTCTTGGCGAATTGCGGCGCCTTCGACAGGCTCGCCGCGTCGGCGGCGGGCGTGAAGTCGCCCTTCAGGCAGACGCCCTTGGCGCCGCTCGCCCGCACGCCCTTGTGGTCGCCGCTGACGGCGAATTGCAGGGCGACGATGGCGGCCGGATCGGCCTCCTGGGCCGGCGCCGGCATCGTGGAGGCTAGCACGGCGGCGCCGGCCAGGAGGGAGAAGGACCGGATCATGGAAGCGCTTCCTCGATTGTCTCGAGGACACTTTGAATTGCGCGCAACTTTATAGCAAGTCCGATTCTAATCCGTATCGGGATCGTGTCCCCTCTGTGACGGGGGCCGGCCGCGACCGCCCCGGCGAGGCGCCGCATCCCCTTCTCCACGAGCCGGGTGCCGGTGTCGTGCGCCGCCGCGACGAGGGCCCGGCGCGTCTCCAGGCCGCTCGGACCGCGCCGGGGCCCCCACTCACCGGTCCAGCACGGCGCGGTCGTTCTTCGCCACGAGCGCCCGGAAATACGGGTTCAGGTCGTTCTCCGACAGGCCGAAGGCCTGAGCGAACTGCATGATCAATTGCTGCTCGCCCTGTTCCGCCTCACCGTCGGCCATGGCGCTGTCGATCATGTTGAGGATGATGCAGAGCCGCTGGTCCGGGCGCAGGCGCGGCGCGGCGTCGGCCAGGAACTGGGCCGGCTGGGTCGAGCGGGCATACTTGACGGCGGCTTCGAGCTGCTGGCGGGTCGTGTTGCGGCCGAGCACCGACATCAGGTGGCCGATCTCCTCCGGGTCGATCTCGCCGTCGGCGCCCATGCAGTAGATCAGCGACACTGCGAGGCAGGTCCGCGGGGTGAGGTCGAGCGAGGTCTGCGACTTGAACATGTTGAACATCGTCGGGGGCCCCTGGCAAGGTGCTCTGGTGGAAGGCTGAACCGATCCGTCAGCAGGCGCTCGATTACCGCAACGGCGCTTCGGTGTCGATCATCCGCGCGCCGGTGGAGCGCGAGTATTTTTCCCTGGCACCGTCTTCCATTTGCCGGGCGACATTCCCATATGGCGGAACGATCGACTTGCCTACGTTTGAATATTGAATTTAATCCCCGGATGAATGCTTGAAAGCTCGATGCCCGATCCGGCGCAGATGAGCAGGACCGGGCGATGGCATCGATCGCGCTCGCAGGCCGGCCGCCGCCGACGCACCAGCATAGCCCACGCTCGATCCACGATCTTTCTCAGGCAACACCGGAACGGAAGTCGCATCTTCTCTCATGTGCCGCTCCCGTAGCAGGATCAACTCCCGCTATACGCTCATTTGAAATCTCGTTTCATTGACTGATCTCGGCCTCGGCCGCATCGTAAGCGACATCGAGCACGGCGGCGGCGACGCCCCGTCGGTGCCCCGCTCCTGACGATCGGATCGACCCCCATGACGCGCCTGCGCCTCGTCGGCTTCTCCGCGAACATCCAGCGGCCCTCGAAGACCCGCACCCTGGTGGAAGCCATCGCCGCCGAGGCGGCCGTGCGGCTGCCGGTCGAGGTGCGGATCTTCGATCTCGTCGATGCCGGCCCCGGCCTCGGCGGTGCGCTCGGCCGCGACCAGCTCTCCCTGCCGGCCCGGCGCCTCGTTGAGGCGGTGGAGGAGGCCGACGCCCTCGTGGTCGGCACCCCCGTCTACAAGGGCGCCTATACCGGCCTGTTCAAGCACCTGTTCGACCTCGTCTCGCCCGAGGCGCTCGCCGGCAAGCCGGTGGCCCTCGCCGCGACCGGCGGGGGTGCGCGCCACGCCCTGGTGGTCGAGCACGCCTTGCGCCCGCTCTTCGGCTTCTTCACCGCGCTGACGGTGCCGACCGCCGTCTACGCCTCCGATCCCGACTTCCGCGACGGCGGCCTCGATTCCGCGGCGATCCGCCAGCGGGTGGCGGAGGCCGGCAGCCAGCTCGCCGGCCTCGCCGGGGCCCGGGCGGCGCAAGCCCCCGCTCCGCTGGCCCGCCTCGCCGGGGGCGCCCGGTGATCGACCGTCGCACGCTCCTCGCCGCCGCCCTCGCGGGCGCGGCGCTTCCGGCAGCTCTGCCGGTCTCGGCCGCCAGCCCCGACACCCTGCGCATCGGCTACCAGAAGAACGGCATCCTGGTCGTCGCCAAGCAGCAGGGCGCGATCGAGGCGAGGCTGAAGCCGCTCGGCGTCGGCGTCGCCTGGGTCGAGTTCTCGTTCGGCCCGCCGCTCCTCGAGGCGATCAGCCTAGGGGCCATCGATCTCGGCCAGACCGGGGACGCGCCGCCGGTCTTCGCGCAGGCGGCGGGCGGCCCGATCACCTACGTGGCGGCGCAAGAGGCCGCGGGCTCGGGCGCGGCGATCCTGGTGCCGAAGGAGTCCCCGATCCGCTCCCTCGCGGACCTGAAGGGCAGGCGCGTGGCCTTCGCCAAGGCGTCGAGCGCGCACAACCTCACCATCGCGGCCCTGGAGAAGGCGGGGCTGACCTACCGCGACATCGAGCCGGTGACCCTGGCGCCGGCCGACGCCGCGGCGGCCTTCGCTCGCGCAGCGTCGATGCCTGGACGATCTGGGACCCCTACTTCGCCATCGCCGAGATGCAGCCGACGACCCGGGTTCTGGCGCTCGCCACCGACATCGCCAAGCCCAACAATTTCTTCCTCGCCCACAGGAGCCTCGCGGCCGCGCGCGGCCCGGTGCTGGACGCGGCGCTCGACGCGCTCGGTCACGTGGCGCGCTGGTGCGAGGCCAATAGGGGCGAGGTGGCCGCGCTCCTCTCCAAGGGCACCGGCGTGCCGCTCGCCGCCACCCGCCGGGCGGTCGATCGCACCGACTACGTCATCGGCCCGATGACGCCGAGCGCCATCGCCGAGCAGCAGCGCGTCGCCGACCGCTTCCATTCCCTCGGCCTGATCCCGCAGCCGATCCGGATCGCCGATGCGCTCCGCACTCCCGTCTCCCCGAACGGCTAAAAGACCATGCCCGCCCTCCCCTCCCCTGCCGCCGCGGTGCAGCGCCTCGCCCCCTGGCTCCTGCCGGCCGCGATCCTCGTCGGCTGGCAGGTCGCCGGCTCGGCCGGGCTGGTCTCGACCCGGCTGATGCCCGCCCCCCTCGACGTCGCCGCCGCCGGCTGGCGCCTGGCCGAGACCGGCGAATTGTGGACCAATCTCGGCGTCAGCTTCCTGCGGGCGGCGAGCGGCTTCCTCATCGGCGGCGGCATCGGCTTCGGCTTAGGCCTCGCCAATGGCTTGTCGCGCCTGTCGGACCGGCTCACCGACACCACCGTGCAGATGATCCGCAACATCCCCCACCTGTCGCTGATCCCGCTGGTCATCCTGTGGTTCGGCATCGGCGAGGAAGCGAAGCTCTTCCTGGTGGCTTTGGGCGTGTTCTTCCCGATCTACGCCAACACCCTGCACGGCATCCGCTCGGTCGATCCGCAGCTGGTCGAGATGGGCCGGATCTACGGCATGTCGAAGCCCGAGCTGTTCTGGCGCGTGGTGCTGCCGGGCGCCCTGCCGTCGATCTTCGTCGGCCTGCGCTACGCGCTCGGCATCATGTGGCTGACCCTCATCGTCGCCGAGACGATCTCGGCCTCCTCGGGCCTCGGCTACATGGCGATGCAGGCCCGCGAGTTCATGCTGGTCGACGTCGTGGTGCTGGCGATCCTGATCTACGCGCTGCTCGGCAAGGTCGCCGACCTCCTGACCCGCCGGCTGGAACGCGCCTGCCTCGCCTGGAACCCGGCCTATCGCTCGGCCTGATCCCCACTCTCGCATCCAGGGTTCTTGACTGATGATCGCCAGTACCCTCCGCCGCTTCGAGGGATTTGCCCCCGTCTCCCGCCCGAGCCTGCGCCGCGAGGTCGTCGACCGCCCGGTCGCCCGGGAGACCGCCCGCGACCGCACGGCCACCGGCCTCGGCATCACCCTGCGCGGCCTGTCGAAGTCCTTCGACGGCGGCAAGCCGGTCATCGACGGGCTCGACCTGCACATCCCCGCCGGCCAGTTCGTCGCCGTGGTCGGGCGCTCGGGCTGCGGCAAGTCCACTCTGCTGCGGCTGATCCTCGGCCTCGAGACCCCGAGCGCCGGGCGCGTGACCGTCGAGGGGACCGAGGCCCCGCGCCGGATCATGTTCCAGGAGCCGCGGCTCCTGCCCTGGGCACGGGTGCTCGACAACGTCGCGGTCGGGCTCACCCGCGACGGATCGGCGGCCGGGCGGCGCGAGCGCGCCGCGGCGGCGCTTCACGCGGTCGGCCTCGCCGAGAAGGCCGGGCAGTGGCCCGCCACCCTCTCGGGCGGCCAGCGCCAGCGCGTCGCGCTCGCGCGCGCCCTCGTGAGCCACCCGGGTCTGCTCGCCCTCGACGAGCCCCTGGGGGCGCTGGACGCGCTGACCCGCATCGACATGCAGGCGATGATCGAGCGGATCTGGCGCGGGCAAGGCTTCACCGCGCTCCTCGTCACCCACGACGTCGCCGAGGCGGTGGCGCTCGCCGACCGCATCCTGGTGGTCGAGGCCGGCCGCATCGCGCTCGACGTACCCGTCACGGTGCCCCGCCCGCGCCGGCGCGGCGATCCGGAGCTGGCCGCCCTGGAGGGGCGGATCCTGGATCACCTGCTGGACGGGCGGAACTGACGGATCGTTCGGAGAACAATCGGACGAAACGCCCGCTTCGCCCCACCCGCAACCTCATCCTGAGGTGTCGGTCGATCGCAGATCGACGGACCTCGAAGGAGGCCTCCCGCTAGCCCTGAGACTTCTGGAGCCCTCCTTCGAGGCTCCCTGCGGTCGCACCTCAGGATGAGGTCGCGTGCGGGAGAACCTGATCACCGTCGCCGAACAGGCGCCCCCTCTCCCCCGGAGTCCCCCATGACCGGCCAGACCGACGTCCTCTGGTTCCTGCCCACCCACGGCGACGGCCGCTATCTCGGCGCCCAGGAAGGCGCACGCGCCGTCACCCTGCCCTACCTGCGCCAGATCGCCCAGGCCGCGGACGAGCTCGGCTATTTCGGCGTGCTGCTGCCGACCGGGCGCTCCTGCGAGGATTCCTGGGTCGTCGCCTCGGCGCTGGTCCCGCTGACCCAGCGCCTGCGCTTCCTGGTGGCGGTGCGGCCGGGCCTGCAACTGCCCTCGACCGCCGCCCGCATGGCCGCCACCCTCGACCGGATCTCGGACGGGCGGCTCCTCATCAACGTGGTCACCGGCGGCGATCCGGTCGAATTGCGCGGCGACGGCGTGTTCCTCGGCCATGACGAGCGCTACGCGGTGACCGACGAGTTCCTCAGGGTCTGGCGCGGGCTCCTCTCCGGCGAGACCGTGACCTACCAGGGCGAGCATCTGCGGCTGGAGGACGGTCGGCTGATCTTCCCACCCGTGCAGAAGCCCTATCCGCCGCTCTATTTCGGCGGCTCGTCGCCGGCCGGGATCGAGGTCGCGGCCGAGCATTGCGACGTCTACCTGACCTGGGGCGAGCCCCCGGCCGGGGTGGCGGAGAAGATCGCCCGGGCCCGCGAGGCGGCCGAGAAGCGCGGCAAGACCTTCTCGTACGGCATCCGCCTGCACGTCATCGTGCGCGAGACCGAATCCGCGGCCTGGGAGGCGGCGGAGTCGCTGATCTCGCGCCTCGACGACGCCACTATCGCCAAGGCGCAGGCAACCCTGGCGCGCCAGGATTCCGTCGGCCAGAGCCGGATGATGCAGCTCCATGGCGGCCGGCGCGACAAGCTCGTGGTGTCGCCGAACCTCTGGGCCGGCGTCGGCCTGGTGCGGGGTGGCGCCGGCACCGCCCTCGTCGGCTCCCCCGACCAGGTCGCCGACCGGATGAAGGAGTACATCGATCTCGGCATCGACCGCTTCATCCTCTCCGGCTACCCGCACCTGGAGGAGGCCTACCGCTTCGCCGAATTGGTCTTCCCCAAGCTCCCCTTGCGCAAAACCACCGGCCGGGCGGCGACGGGTGCGCGCAACGACGGCCCGTTCGGCGAGGTGATCGCCAACGACATCGTGCCGACGCGGGGTGTGGCGGCGCATTGAGCGTTCGCGTCGTATTCGGCGAGCCGGCACGACCGGCTTGCCACCGCATCACCGAAAGTCCCGGCTTCCCACCCGCAACGGCCGCGCCGCCCCGCGCGCATCCGCGCCGCCGCGCCGCGCCTCGTCCCCCCGCCCGCCATCGACCGCCAGCGGCTCCCCCGGCGCGTCCTCCGCCACCCGGCCCAGCAGGTCCGAGCGGTCGATCAGGTGCTCGGCGACGAGGTGGATCACCTCGCCCTCGCGCTGCACCCGGCCGCGGGCGGCCATTAGGCCGGCCTGGAGGATCAGGGTGCGCTGGCGGGCGAACAGCGAGGGCCAGATGACGAGGTTGGCGGTCTCGGTTTCGTCCTCCAGCGTGATGAACATCACCCCCTTGGCCGAGCCCGGCTTCTGGCGCACCAGCACCAGACCCGCCACCGTCACCCGGGCGCCGTCGCGCAGGCGGCGCAAGGCGGCGCAGGTGGAGACGCCGTCGCGGGACAGGCCCATTCGCAGGAAGGCGAGGGGATGGCGGCCGAGGCTCAGGCCCGACGCCCGGTAATCCGCCACCACGGCGGCCCCCTCCCCGAGGGGGGCGAGGCGCACCGGCGGCTCGTCGAGTTCGGGCAGGGGGACGGTCTCGCGCCTGTCGGCCGCCGCGAAGAGCGGCAGCGGCTCGGGGGCGAGGCCGCGGATCGCCCACAGGGCCTCGCGCCGCCCGAGCCCGAGGCACGCGAAGGCATCCGCCGCGGCGAGGCTCCGCAAGCCCTTCAGCGACAGCCCGGCCCGGCGCCACAGATCCTCGACCGAGCGAAAAAGGTCGGCCTCGCGCAAAGTCGCGATCCGGGCGCCGTCCTGGTTCGGCAGCCCGCGCACCAGCCTCAACCCGAGGCGCACCGCCAGCCTCCCCTCCCCGCCGGCTCCAGGGTGCAGTCCCAGCGCGAGGCGTTGACGCTGATCGGCCGGACCTCGACCCCGTGGGCACGGGCATCGCGCACGATCTGGGCCGGGGCGTAGAAGCCCATCGGCTGGGCGTTGAGGAGGGCGCAACAGAACACGTCGGGATGCCGGCACTTCAGCCAGGACGAGGCGTAGGCGATGAGGGCGAAGGAGGCGGCGTGGCTCTCCGGAAAGCCGTAGGAGCCGAAGCCTTCGAGCTGGCGGTAGGTGCGGGCGGCGAAATCCGGGTCGTAGCCGTTGGCGATCATGCCGCCGACCAGCTTCTCCTCGTAGAGGTTGATCGTTCCGTCGCCCTTGAAGGTGCCCATGGCCCGGCGCAGACCGTCCGCTTGCTCCGGGGTGAAGCCGGCGGCGACGATCGCGACCTGCATCGCCTGTTCCTGGAACAGCGGCACGCCGAGGGTCCGCCCCAGCACCGCTTTCAGTTCCTCGGTCGGGTAGGTGACTTCGTCGAGCCCGCGGCGGCGGCGCAGGTAGGGATGGACCATGTCGCCCTGGATCGGGCCCGGCCGCACGATCGCGACCTCGATGGTGAGGTCGTAGAGGTTTCTGGGCTGCATCCGCGGCAGCATCGCCATCTGCGCGCGACTCTCGATCTGGAACACCCCGATCGTGTCGGCCTTCCGGATCATCGCGTAGGTGGGCTCGTCCCTCTGAGGGATGTCGGCGATCTCCCGCGGCGGGCTGGTCTCGGGCCGGTGCTCGGCCAAGAGCGTGAAGGCCCGGCGCAGGCAGCCGAGCATGCCGAGGCCCAGCACGTCGACCTTCATGAACCGCAGGACCTCGATGTCGTCCTTGTCCCACTCGATGATCTGGCGGTTCTCCATCCGGGCGGGCACCACCGGGCAGAGCCGGTCGAGCCGGTCGAGGGTCAGGACGAAGCCGCCCGGATGCTGGCCGAAATGGCGCGGCGTGCCGATCAGCGCCCGGCCGATCTCGAGCGTCAGCCTCAGACGACGCTCGGAGAGATCGAGGCCGAGCGCCTTGGCCTCGCGCTCGCCGACGCCGTCGCGCGACCAGCCCCAGACCAGCCGGGCGAGCGCCCCGGTGATGTCCTCCGGCACGCCCAGCACCTTGCCGACCTCCCGCACCGCGCCGCGGGCGCCGTAGCGGATCACCGTCGCGGTCAGCGCCGCCCGCTCGCGGCCGTAGGTGGCGTAGATCCACTGGATCACCTCCTCCCGGCGCTCGTGCTCGAAATCGACGTCGATGTCGGGCGGCTCGTCGCGGCTCTCGTTGATGAAGCGGGCAAACAGCAGGCCCTGCTCCACCGGATCGATGGCGGTGATGTGAAGGCAGTAGCAGATCGCCGAATTCGCCGCCGAGCCGCGGCCCTGGCACAGGATGCCCTGAGACCGGGCGTAACGGACGATCGCCTCGACGGTGAGGAAATACGGCGCGTAGGCCTTCTTCGCGACGAGATCGAGTTCGTCACTCAGCTGCTTGCGGACGGCGTCCGGCACCCCGGCCGGGAAGCGCTTGTCCGCCCCCTCCCAGGTCATCGCTTCGAGCCGTGCTTGCGCCGGGCGCCCATCCGCCCCGGCCTCGTCCGGGTAGGTATAGGTCAGCTCGTCGAGGGAGAAGCGGCAGGATTCGGCGATCGCCGCGGCCTGGGCCAGGGCCTCGGGGTGGCGGGCGAACAGGCGCGCGGTCTCGGCCGGATCGTGCAGGTGGCGCCCGGCATGGCGCTCGCGGGCAAAGCCCGCCGCCGCGATGGTGGTCTTCAGGCGGATACAGGTGACCACGTCCTGCATCATCCGCCGCTCGGGCACGTGGTAGAGCACGTCGCCGAGGACGGTCGTGGGCACCCGGGCGGCCCGGGCGAGGCTCGCGATTCCCTCCAGCCGCAGGTGGTCGTTGACGCCGAAGCGGCGCGACAGGCCGCAGGACAGGTCCCGTCCGAACACCGCCTTCAGGAGGCGCAGGCGCTCCGTCAGGGCATCGTCCGGCCGGTCGGCGGGCAGCACCGCCAGGAGGCCTTCGCCCCATTCCGCCACGTCGGCAGTTGTCAGGTGGCAACCGCCCTTGGGCGCCCGCTCGCGCGAGCGGCCGAGGGTGAGGAGGCGGCAGAGCCGGCCATAGGCCTCCCGGTCGGTGGGATAGACCAGCAGGCTCCAGCCTTCCGCGAGGTCGAGCCGGCAGCCGACGATCAGGCGGCAGCCGGTGGTGCGGGCGGCGGCATGCGCCCGCACCATCCCGGCGAGCGAGTTGCGGTCGGTGACGGCGAGCGCCCGGATGCCGAGGAGGGCGGCGGCAGAGAACAGCTCCTCCGGCGAGGAGGCGCCGCGCAGGAACGAGTAGTGGGTGGTGACCTGGAGTTCGACGGTCATGGGGAGCTTATCCAACCGTCAACGGCAGCATCTCGGGCATCTTCTCTATCCCACACTCCACCTCATCCTGAGGTGTCAGTCGATCGAAGATCGACTGACCTCGAAGGAGGGCTCCAGAGATCGCCGCGACTTCTGGAGCCCTCCTTCGAGGCTCCCGCTGGTCGCACCTCAGGATGAGGTCGCGGGTGGGATGAAATCCAGCGGCCGAAGCCAGCAAGCTTCGAGGGACCGGGCGCATCACGCCTCCCCCAGCCCATGCAGCCACCAGCGCGCGCCATCCCGCGTCAGGGAATCGCGAAACAGCCAGTAGCGGGCGCCGGTCTCGTCCTCGACCCGGTAATAGTCGCGGGTGGCCGAGACCTCGTCGTCGGACAACCACCATTCGCCGAAGATCCGCTCCGGCCCGTCGGCCCGGGCCACCCGGCGGCGGGTGCCGCGCCAGGTGAAGGCGGAGGGCGGGGCATCGGGAAGAGCGGCCAGCACCGCCACCGGCTCCGGGGCCGGCAGCAGCCGGCCGGGGCGCGGCAGGTCGGCGGGCCAGGTCACGCCGGTGGCAGGGCTCAAGGCCGCGACCCGGCGCACCGCCCGCTCGGGCCACTCGCTCTCGACCGGACTTTTGCGAAACACCCGGCCCGGCCCGAGGCGCAGAACCAGCCGGTCGACCAGCTCGGCCATCGTGTCCGGGTCCGGCTCCTCGCCCACCGCGGCGAGCTGGCGCGCCTCCAGGCGCTCGACCCGTGGAGCGGCAAGCCGCGCCTCGTCGATTCCGTGGCCGGGATCGATGGTGGCGAGCCGCTCGGAGAGCAGGCGGGCGAGGTGGGTAGGATCGCGGCTCGGCCGGGCGGTGCCGACGCTGACCGCCTGGTCGAGCCCGTCGACCCGGCGAAACACTAGGTCGAGCCGGCGCACGCCGAGCCCGTGCCGGGTGAGATCGTCCGCCAGCATCCCGGTCAGCCGCCCGGCGACCCGGGCGAGCGTCTCGGGCGCACCGATCGGCTCCGCGAAGGCGAGGCGCACGCTGTGCTCGACGGGTGGGGCCAGGGTGGCGAGCGGTTCGGGGGCGTGGCCGAGGGCTTCGGCGAGACGGCGGGCGGGCGCCTCGCCGAAGCGCCGGCGCAACGGGCCACTCGGCTGCTCCAAGAGCTGGCCGACCCGCGCGATGCCGAGCTGAGCGAGCCCCGAGACGATGTCGCGGTCGAGGCGCAGGGCGCGGAGCGGCAGGGCGAGGAGCGCGTCGCGCTGGCCGCCGGGCGGCAGCACGATCTCGGGGCCGAGGCAGCGGGCGGCCGCCCAGGCGGCGCCGGGCGTGTCGGCGAGCGCCGCCCGGACCCGGTAGCCGGCCCGGCCGAGGCGGCGGCGCAAGCTTGCCAGCAGTGCCGCCTCGCCGCCATGCAGGTGGGCGGCGCCCGCCACGTCGATCCAGATCCCGTCCGGCGGGTCGGGGGCGACGAGGGGGGCGTAACGCAGGCACCAGGCCGCAAGGCGCCTGAGCGCCGCGGCATCGCCCTCCGGATCGGCTTGGATCACCGTGAGGCCCGGCACCATCGCCTGCGCCTGCGCCAGCGCCAGACCGGGGCGCAGGCCGAGTCGATGGGCGGCGCGGTCGACGGCACCGACGACCCGGCGCGGGCCGTCCTGGGCCGCCGCCACCAGCGGCTCACCCGGCGGCGGCGCGCCGTGCCGGCGCCGCCACAGGTCGGTCGGCCAGGTCGGCAGGAACACGCAGATGACCCTTCGCATCGGGAGCCTCGAGGAGCCAGGTGCGGGGCTCGGCGCCCCGGGCGCGCAGCAGCGCCACGGTCCAGCGGGCCCGCGACAGGCCCGGCACGGGAAGGGCGGCGGAGGGCGCCGCGGTGACGCCCCAGCGGGTCGCGGCGGCGTTGGGCTCCGGGACGGCGCTGCCCCGGCGGCGGATCACCAGGGCGAGGCCGCCGCTGCCCTCGGCGGCGAGCTGGAGCCGCCGCGACGGGGTGAGCCCGAGCCGGGCGACCTCGCCGACCACCGCCGCGAGGCCGCGATGGCGCAGGCCCTCCTCCATGGTGGGCAGCACCTCGGCCTCGCGCCGGGTCTCGGCGTAGAGCACCCGATCGGGATGGAGGCCGACCGCGGCGAGGCCGGGGGCGAACAGGTCGCGGCTCGCCAGGCACCACAGGACCGGGCCGGGGAGCCGGGCGAGGATCGCCGCGGTGAACAGGGCCGCGAGCGCCCCCTCCCCGTCCACCGGTCCCGCCGCCAGCACCTCGTGGACCGCACCGAGGCGCAGGCCCCCGCCCGGCAGGTGCGCGTCGAGGTCGGCGACGCCGAAGGGCAGGACCGGCCGGTCCGTCCCCTCGGGCGCCAGCCCGCCGATCCGCTCGCGCAACGCCGCGAGCTGCCGTTCCCGCTCGGCCTGCCGCATCTCATGCCCATCACCGAACCGAAGCAACAACTCGTTCTTGTTTTGTTCGGTTTCATGGACGTGTCAATCGGGGCTGTGGACGACAGGGCCGTCAGAGCCTGCCCGGACCGGGGCCCTGTTGACGGCAGCGGGGACAACGGGATCGGCGGCGCCCGGAAAGCCCTGCCGGGCAAGGGGATCGGGCGGGGCAGCGATGCGGGCTGCCGGCGGGCACAGCCGTTGGACAACCCGCTCAGAGCCGCCAGGAGCGCCGCTGAGCTGGATTCGAGGCCGGCAGGTGCCGTACAACTGTTCTGGGGCGCGACGGGCCTCCACGGGCCTCCTGGCGGAGAATCCGGGATTTGCGGCTCGCCGGGCATCGCCCCGGATCCGGGGCCGTCAAACCGGGGTCGTGCGGGGGTGCGTCGAGGCCTCGCGCGGCACGCCGAGTCGCCTACGGAACGCCGTCCGCGATTCACACAGCTTTCCAAGCTGTTAATCGGGGGCCCACGCCGAGTAACCTACGCCCCCACGCCGAGTCGCCTTCGCCGACCCCCCGATTCCGCGCAGACCTGCCTACGCGGATGCGCCGAGTTGCCTACGCGGATGCGCAGACCAGCCTACGCGAACGGGTGGTAACCCCTTGTGGGGATTTGGAAAATCGCCACCCCATATAATACCCATATAGCTCTACGGATTCAGATTCGGAATCTAGATTCAGAATCTCTCATAAAAAGGCTTTTCGAGATCAGGAGTTAGGGGCTTTTCGGGGTGAGCGGCGCGGAGGCGGCACCGAAGGCCTTCGGCCGGACCGGAGGCGAAGCCCCCCTCCCCTCTCGCCAGGAGGCCCGGTCAGAGTCTTGGGTGGTCGCGGCGAGAGTCGGGGGACTCGGCGGCATGAGTCCTCGCCGGACAAAGCCCAGATCAGCCGGACTCGTTTCCCCGTGGAAGAGTCGAGGCGAGGCTTGAACCGCAGGAACCGACTCGCCTGTACGCTGGCCGATGATTCGCCGTCCCGATCCGGGACTCTGTCTCGACTCCGGGCGTGTGATCGGAGTCCGGCAATACTTTGCGATGACTCATCGCGCCGGCGGACCGCAGGGTTACCGACAGGCTACTCGGTCGTCCAAGAGCGTAGGCAATTCGGCGTGGAGTCGTTCACGTCCCGTAGGCAGGTCTGCGTCGACTCAGGCAGGTGAAAACCGTGGAATCTCAATGGGGAAACGGGAGATTCGGGAGGCCGCGCCGGCGATGGGGCGCGTAGGCGATTCAGCGTGGTTGGATCTGCTCCCGGCAGTGGTGGGGCGTAGGCAACTCGGCGTTGGGTGGCCGGGTGCAATGGTGTGGTCGGGTAAGATAGCTAGTGATCATGCTGACTAATATGGTCATAAATATTCATCGTATTTGTAATATACCGATTGATCTTATAACATCCATTCGCTTATTGCATGAATATATAAGATAGGCGTCTCCCATTCGAGAGATATCAGACCCTCCACGTCATCCCGGGGCTCGTCGAAGACGAGAGCCCGGGATCCATAAACGCCGACGGTGCCGAACGAGACGGCATGCGGGCCGCTTCATCTTTGAACGTCAGCGGTTATGGATCCCGGGTTCCGCTGCGCGGCCCCAGGATGACGTCGAGGCACGGGACACGACAGCGGCGTGAAGGCTGCCGGCATGAAGCTGTCCCACCCTCGACCTTATCCTGAGAG from Methylobacterium aquaticum encodes:
- a CDS encoding TerB family tellurite resistance protein, whose product is MFKSQTSLDLTPRTCLAVSLIYCMGADGEIDPEEIGHLMSVLGRNTTRQQLEAAVKYARSTQPAQFLADAAPRLRPDQRLCIILNMIDSAMADGEAEQGEQQLIMQFAQAFGLSENDLNPYFRALVAKNDRAVLDR
- a CDS encoding ATP-binding cassette domain-containing protein, which translates into the protein MIASTLRRFEGFAPVSRPSLRREVVDRPVARETARDRTATGLGITLRGLSKSFDGGKPVIDGLDLHIPAGQFVAVVGRSGCGKSTLLRLILGLETPSAGRVTVEGTEAPRRIMFQEPRLLPWARVLDNVAVGLTRDGSAAGRRERAAAALHAVGLAEKAGQWPATLSGGQRQRVALARALVSHPGLLALDEPLGALDALTRIDMQAMIERIWRGQGFTALLVTHDVAEAVALADRILVVEAGRIALDVPVTVPRPRRRGDPELAALEGRILDHLLDGRN
- the ssuC gene encoding aliphatic sulfonate ABC transporter permease SsuC, which codes for MPALPSPAAAVQRLAPWLLPAAILVGWQVAGSAGLVSTRLMPAPLDVAAAGWRLAETGELWTNLGVSFLRAASGFLIGGGIGFGLGLANGLSRLSDRLTDTTVQMIRNIPHLSLIPLVILWFGIGEEAKLFLVALGVFFPIYANTLHGIRSVDPQLVEMGRIYGMSKPELFWRVVLPGALPSIFVGLRYALGIMWLTLIVAETISASSGLGYMAMQAREFMLVDVVVLAILIYALLGKVADLLTRRLERACLAWNPAYRSA
- the msuE gene encoding FMN reductase, yielding MTRLRLVGFSANIQRPSKTRTLVEAIAAEAAVRLPVEVRIFDLVDAGPGLGGALGRDQLSLPARRLVEAVEEADALVVGTPVYKGAYTGLFKHLFDLVSPEALAGKPVALAATGGGARHALVVEHALRPLFGFFTALTVPTAVYASDPDFRDGGLDSAAIRQRVAEAGSQLAGLAGARAAQAPAPLARLAGGAR
- a CDS encoding ImuA family protein, whose amino-acid sequence is MRQAERERQLAALRERIGGLAPEGTDRPVLPFGVADLDAHLPGGGLRLGAVHEVLAAGPVDGEGALAALFTAAILARLPGPVLWCLASRDLFAPGLAAVGLHPDRVLYAETRREAEVLPTMEEGLRHRGLAAVVGEVARLGLTPSRRLQLAAEGSGGLALVIRRRGSAVPEPNAAATRWGVTAAPSAALPVPGLSRARWTVALLRARGAEPRTWLLEAPDAKGHLRVPADLADRPVAAPARRAAAG
- the ssuD gene encoding FMNH2-dependent alkanesulfonate monooxygenase: MTGQTDVLWFLPTHGDGRYLGAQEGARAVTLPYLRQIAQAADELGYFGVLLPTGRSCEDSWVVASALVPLTQRLRFLVAVRPGLQLPSTAARMAATLDRISDGRLLINVVTGGDPVELRGDGVFLGHDERYAVTDEFLRVWRGLLSGETVTYQGEHLRLEDGRLIFPPVQKPYPPLYFGGSSPAGIEVAAEHCDVYLTWGEPPAGVAEKIARAREAAEKRGKTFSYGIRLHVIVRETESAAWEAAESLISRLDDATIAKAQATLARQDSVGQSRMMQLHGGRRDKLVVSPNLWAGVGLVRGGAGTALVGSPDQVADRMKEYIDLGIDRFILSGYPHLEEAYRFAELVFPKLPLRKTTGRAATGARNDGPFGEVIANDIVPTRGVAAH
- a CDS encoding DUF6504 family protein, producing MRRVICVFLPTWPTDLWRRRHGAPPPGEPLVAAAQDGPRRVVGAVDRAAHRLGLRPGLALAQAQAMVPGLTVIQADPEGDAAALRRLAAWCLRYAPLVAPDPPDGIWIDVAGAAHLHGGEAALLASLRRRLGRAGYRVRAALADTPGAAWAAARCLGPEIVLPPGGQRDALLALPLRALRLDRDIVSGLAQLGIARVGQLLEQPSGPLRRRFGEAPARRLAEALGHAPEPLATLAPPVEHSVRLAFAEPIGAPETLARVAGRLTGMLADDLTRHGLGVRRLDLVFRRVDGLDQAVSVGTARPSRDPTHLARLLSERLATIDPGHGIDEARLAAPRVERLEARQLAAVGEEPDPDTMAELVDRLVLRLGPGRVFRKSPVESEWPERAVRRVAALSPATGVTWPADLPRPGRLLPAPEPVAVLAALPDAPPSAFTWRGTRRRVARADGPERIFGEWWLSDDEVSATRDYYRVEDETGARYWLFRDSLTRDGARWWLHGLGEA